In a genomic window of Spartobacteria bacterium:
- a CDS encoding PIN domain-containing protein produces MSADVFIDTCIFIDYFRGRDHALCDVVDQLIMDTRGVCNGIVLAELLYGARGEREERIIETALQALTMHADTPEICAAAGKIGASMRKRGLTIPLTDCIIAAQCLAHDLQIITHDRHFDSIADVFPLKKVPIIEC; encoded by the coding sequence ATGAGTGCTGACGTGTTCATCGACACCTGCATTTTTATCGATTATTTCCGCGGGCGCGATCATGCGTTGTGCGATGTCGTAGATCAGCTCATCATGGATACTCGAGGCGTTTGCAACGGCATCGTACTGGCTGAACTGCTTTACGGGGCACGAGGCGAACGCGAGGAACGCATCATCGAAACCGCTCTGCAGGCATTGACCATGCATGCCGACACCCCTGAAATCTGCGCCGCTGCGGGTAAAATTGGTGCCTCCATGCGGAAGCGGGGCCTAACCATCCCACTGACCGATTGCATTATTGCGGCGCAGTGTCTCGCTCATGACCTGCAGATCATCACCCACGACCGGCATTTCGATTCCATTGCCGACGTTTTTCCGTTAAAAAAGGTTCCGATTATTGAATGTTGA